The Winogradskyella schleiferi genome has a window encoding:
- the ku gene encoding non-homologous end joining protein Ku — translation MRSVWNGSISFGLVSIPIKMYSASENRALELDMLDSHDGERIRYKRINEKTGKEVEWKDIVKGYKKDDGYVILEKEDFEKANVKKNKTIDIEEFVKESDVADVLFKKPYYLEPQKEGGKAYNLLRDALKKTGKLGVATFVMRQKENLCLVGVYKNVIVLHVIRFDDEIRNPKNIEVPKTKNSEKEIAMAESLIENYTEKFDFTKYKDVYNSQLLKIIEAKTTGKEIKSEKVEVKPTAAKDLMAKLKASLEQKKKKAS, via the coding sequence TAGTTTTGGGCTTGTATCAATACCTATAAAAATGTATTCCGCTTCAGAGAATAGAGCTCTAGAATTAGATATGCTTGATAGTCATGATGGCGAACGTATTCGCTACAAGCGCATCAACGAGAAAACGGGCAAAGAGGTGGAGTGGAAAGATATTGTAAAAGGGTATAAAAAAGATGATGGCTATGTAATTCTTGAAAAGGAAGATTTTGAGAAGGCAAACGTGAAGAAAAATAAGACTATTGATATTGAAGAGTTTGTAAAGGAGTCAGACGTTGCTGATGTACTTTTCAAAAAACCCTATTATTTAGAACCTCAAAAAGAAGGTGGTAAAGCCTATAATCTGCTTCGAGATGCGTTAAAGAAGACTGGAAAATTAGGCGTAGCAACTTTTGTGATGCGCCAAAAGGAAAACTTGTGTCTGGTTGGTGTCTATAAGAATGTCATTGTACTTCACGTCATAAGGTTTGATGATGAAATACGAAATCCTAAGAATATAGAAGTTCCAAAGACGAAAAATTCTGAAAAGGAAATAGCAATGGCAGAATCCCTTATTGAAAATTATACCGAAAAATTTGATTTCACGAAATACAAGGATGTCTATAATTCGCAGTTATTAAAAATTATAGAAGCCAAAACCACAGGTAAGGAAATTAAATCTGAGAAGGTGGAGGTGAAACCAACCGCTGCAAAAGATTTAATGGCGAAACTGAAGGCTAGTCTGGAACAAAAGAAAAAGAAAGCTTCTTAA